The following coding sequences lie in one Candidatus Woesearchaeota archaeon genomic window:
- a CDS encoding superoxide dismutase has product MTHELPQLPYAYDALEPHIDARTMEIHHTKHHQGYVDKLNAAIKGTDLE; this is encoded by the coding sequence ATGACACACGAACTACCACAACTACCTTATGCGTACGACGCACTTGAACCGCACATTGATGCGCGAACAATGGAGATTCACCACACCAAGCACCACCAAGGATACGTGGACAAGCTTAACGCAGCAATTAAAGGAACAGACCTTGAGG
- a CDS encoding acylphosphatase (catalyzes the hydrolysis of acylphosphate): protein MKKELHVIIKGIVQGVSFRAALRDHAQSRRVTGWVRNNPDGSVEAVMQGEEEALQKLLLFCTIGPSGARVESVEKTWRTPTEQYETFEIRR, encoded by the coding sequence ATGAAAAAAGAACTTCACGTTATCATCAAGGGCATTGTGCAGGGCGTTTCTTTTAGGGCTGCTCTGCGTGATCATGCACAATCACGACGAGTAACGGGATGGGTGCGCAATAACCCTGATGGAAGCGTGGAAGCTGTGATGCAAGGAGAGGAGGAAGCCTTGCAAAAACTCTTACTCTTTTGTACCATTGGTCCTTCTGGCGCTCGAGTTGAAAGCGTTGAGAAGACCTGGAGAACACCCACAGAACAGTACGAAACATTTGAAATACGGAGGTAA